From a region of the Pseudanabaena sp. ABRG5-3 genome:
- a CDS encoding RnfABCDGE type electron transport complex subunit D has product MPRSLSRFFAVSTNLFKDARDYQILFLSVFLILGVSTRDWSLKPMAIALTFVTCWLTQIVMVSLFPPDAPKQERWLSLKSATITALGLSLLLRSDSYGAIACASFLAIASKFIFRTNGKHWFNPANFGIVVVLLLDSFVWDNHAWVSNGQWGEDSLYALIFLGLGCLVLKKVGRWDTSFMFLVAYSLLEGLRNLWLGWTWDVLAHRLTSGSLLLFALFMITDPRSIPNAKIARLIWAVAIAVLAFIFRNVFFNADAMFYALFLISPLTVLCDRLWNAPRFQWLPRRFSIQT; this is encoded by the coding sequence ATGCCGCGATCGCTTTCCAGATTTTTCGCAGTTAGCACCAATCTTTTCAAAGATGCTCGCGATTATCAAATTTTATTTCTATCGGTATTTTTGATTTTAGGTGTGAGTACTCGCGATTGGTCACTGAAGCCAATGGCGATCGCGCTAACCTTTGTGACCTGTTGGCTCACGCAAATCGTCATGGTTAGCCTATTTCCACCAGACGCACCAAAGCAGGAACGCTGGTTATCGCTTAAGAGCGCCACGATTACGGCTTTGGGATTAAGTTTATTACTGCGTTCTGATAGCTATGGCGCGATCGCCTGTGCATCATTTTTAGCGATCGCGAGCAAGTTTATTTTTCGTACCAATGGCAAGCATTGGTTTAATCCCGCAAATTTTGGGATCGTGGTTGTTTTGTTGCTGGATAGTTTTGTTTGGGACAATCACGCATGGGTTTCTAATGGGCAATGGGGCGAAGATAGTTTGTATGCTCTGATATTTCTCGGTTTAGGTTGCCTCGTTCTCAAAAAAGTTGGGCGTTGGGATACGAGCTTCATGTTTTTAGTTGCCTATTCCCTATTAGAAGGATTACGCAATCTCTGGCTGGGCTGGACTTGGGATGTTTTAGCCCATCGTTTGACTAGTGGCTCTTTGTTGCTGTTTGCGCTGTTTATGATCACCGATCCGCGTTCCATTCCCAATGCCAAGATCGCCAGATTAATTTGGGCAGTAGCGATCGCGGTTTTAGCCTTTATTTTCCGCAATGTGTTCTTTAATGCGGACGCGATGTTTTATGCGTTATTTCTGATCTCGCCACTCACAGTTTTATGCGATCGGCTATGGAATGCACCGAGATTCCAATGGTTGCCAAGACGCTTTAGCATCCAGACCTAA
- a CDS encoding DUF1565 domain-containing protein, with protein MRCKPSFFSAIATSMMVLAIAPPISASPVPLVVQDQNWKLSQQDSNLPQTATLIYVAPRSNANGDGSPNNPYPSITAALATKPVAGTVIQLQQGTYSAETGESFPIKLPAGVTLRGEPTVRGVNTFINGGGKFISTSFASQNIAILANDDVRIEGLTLTNPNTRGTAVWVETGKRVVISNNTFTNSDREGVFLTGTANANISDNVFRKNGANGLSAVGSSTGDIRNNIFESTGFGLAIGQKSSVNVSNNNILNNVDGIVISNLSAPTLRNNLISDNQRNGIVILKDRKGYPTPDLGTSSNLGKNTFRNNLGKDLNNNSGVTQVAVGNELDPKKIAGEIAFSGESPTAPAPQIASSSVPVTPSRSLVPSTTSTTISNPSNNPNTVDNVEITRSPQPSFNRPTTPPTVLPPSSSSVLIEPLPDVPQQSVETQPSTSSNAATPQISALAATPKPSIPSTTTSTPTSTSVSQNPTDILIDRDPIPVVPPQPVTLPQSKFIPSTPPQTVPNKPTPNTPTYIPPNPSTSTPTTPNTVNSTSAYIPPNPIPYNSKVAALVPPPAMDTAPYFVVIPSSDSEVLNRVRSVVPSAKVIPSRFGNIIMVQGYPDRDRAEVLKTIMRSEIGLDARVLHQNNL; from the coding sequence ATGCGGTGCAAGCCTAGTTTCTTCAGTGCGATCGCCACAAGTATGATGGTTTTGGCGATCGCTCCGCCGATCTCGGCAAGTCCAGTGCCACTAGTTGTGCAGGATCAAAATTGGAAACTTAGCCAACAGGATAGTAACTTACCGCAGACGGCAACATTAATCTACGTTGCCCCACGTTCTAATGCTAATGGGGATGGCTCACCCAATAATCCCTATCCATCGATTACCGCCGCCCTTGCCACTAAGCCTGTAGCGGGGACAGTGATCCAGCTACAGCAGGGAACCTACAGTGCTGAAACAGGAGAATCCTTCCCGATTAAACTACCCGCAGGTGTGACCCTCCGAGGCGAGCCAACGGTTAGAGGGGTGAATACTTTTATAAATGGCGGTGGCAAATTTATTAGTACTTCCTTTGCTAGCCAAAATATTGCAATTCTGGCGAATGATGATGTCAGAATCGAAGGGCTTACCCTCACCAATCCCAATACTAGAGGTACTGCGGTTTGGGTCGAGACGGGTAAGAGGGTGGTGATCAGCAATAATACCTTTACCAATAGCGATCGCGAAGGTGTCTTTCTGACGGGTACTGCTAATGCCAACATTAGTGACAATGTCTTTAGAAAGAATGGGGCAAATGGACTTTCGGCAGTTGGTAGTAGTACGGGCGATATTCGGAATAATATTTTTGAGAGTACGGGCTTTGGACTAGCGATCGGGCAGAAATCAAGCGTGAATGTCAGCAATAACAATATTCTCAATAATGTTGATGGAATTGTTATTTCCAATCTTTCGGCTCCCACTTTGCGAAATAATCTAATTTCCGACAATCAGCGCAATGGCATTGTCATCCTCAAAGACCGTAAAGGCTATCCCACCCCTGATCTAGGAACTTCATCTAATTTAGGCAAAAATACTTTCCGTAATAATCTCGGCAAAGATCTCAACAATAATTCGGGAGTAACCCAAGTTGCCGTCGGTAATGAACTCGATCCTAAAAAAATTGCAGGTGAGATTGCTTTTAGTGGTGAATCGCCAACAGCTCCTGCACCTCAAATTGCGAGTAGTTCTGTTCCAGTTACACCTTCGCGATCGCTAGTCCCTAGCACTACCTCAACTACTATATCTAATCCTAGTAATAATCCCAACACTGTTGATAATGTCGAAATCACGCGATCGCCCCAACCAAGTTTTAATCGCCCCACCACTCCTCCAACCGTATTACCACCATCTAGCAGTAGCGTACTAATCGAACCTTTGCCAGATGTACCACAGCAAAGTGTAGAGACTCAACCTAGTACATCCTCCAACGCGGCAACTCCTCAAATATCAGCTCTAGCTGCTACACCAAAGCCATCCATACCTTCCACGACAACATCCACGCCAACATCAACAAGTGTTTCTCAAAATCCCACTGATATTTTGATTGATCGCGATCCCATTCCTGTAGTGCCACCCCAGCCAGTGACACTGCCCCAATCCAAATTTATTCCTAGCACTCCACCACAAACAGTTCCTAACAAGCCAACACCAAATACTCCTACATACATTCCCCCAAATCCAAGTACATCAACACCAACCACACCAAACACCGTCAACAGTACTTCTGCTTACATCCCTCCAAATCCTATTCCTTACAATTCCAAAGTTGCGGCACTAGTTCCACCACCAGCGATGGATACTGCTCCCTATTTTGTAGTGATTCCATCTTCAGATAGTGAAGTTCTTAATCGAGTGCGAAGTGTTGTCCCATCCGCAAAAGTTATTCCTTCCCGCTTCGGAAATATCATCATGGTGCAAGGCTATCCCGATCGCGATCGCGCCGAAGTTTTAAAAACAATTATGCGATCGGAAATTGGTCTCGATGCCCGTGTACTCCATCAAAACAACCTATAA
- a CDS encoding Rpn family recombination-promoting nuclease/putative transposase: MYDNTCKFLAENFPTDFASWLLGKPIPLTKIEASELSAEPIRADSVIFLESSEIAVHLEFQTKPEDAMAYRMANYWLRLYGKYPTKEIHQTVVYLKPTKSPLAYQNSFNSKQLNHQFNVIRLWEQPTEIFQHYLGLLPLAVLTNTSNPEETLRQVAKQIDKITDKQVQSNVAASTAIISGIALDKEIIQRLLRSEIMKESVIYQEILREGMAEGIAEGEAKGEAKATNQIALNMLKSNMSVDLVAQFTGLSLKQVQKLQKLSNQKSKRQKAPKSSRSSK, from the coding sequence ATGTATGACAATACCTGCAAGTTCCTAGCCGAAAATTTTCCCACTGACTTTGCCAGTTGGCTTTTGGGAAAACCAATTCCGCTAACCAAAATAGAGGCATCAGAACTCTCAGCCGAACCAATTCGTGCAGATTCCGTCATATTTCTAGAATCATCCGAAATAGCTGTGCATTTGGAGTTTCAGACTAAACCCGAAGATGCTATGGCATATCGAATGGCGAATTATTGGTTGAGGCTTTATGGCAAATATCCCACTAAAGAAATTCATCAAACCGTAGTCTATTTAAAGCCAACGAAATCTCCTCTGGCATACCAAAATAGCTTTAACTCTAAACAGCTAAATCATCAATTTAATGTGATTCGGCTGTGGGAACAACCGACAGAAATATTTCAACATTACCTAGGACTATTACCACTTGCCGTTTTAACAAACACAAGTAATCCTGAAGAAACATTAAGACAAGTTGCTAAACAAATTGATAAGATTACCGATAAACAAGTACAGAGTAACGTCGCTGCGTCCACCGCTATAATATCGGGTATAGCCTTAGACAAAGAAATCATTCAGAGATTACTAAGGAGTGAAATCATGAAAGAATCTGTGATTTATCAAGAAATTCTGCGAGAAGGTATGGCAGAAGGTATAGCAGAAGGTGAAGCTAAAGGCGAGGCTAAAGCGACTAATCAAATAGCGTTGAATATGCTGAAGTCCAACATGTCTGTAGATTTAGTTGCCCAGTTCACAGGGCTATCTCTTAAACAAGTTCAAAAATTACAAAAGCTTTCTAATCAAAAGTCCAAGAGGCAAAAAGCTCCAAAATCAAGTCGTTCATCTAAATAG
- the lpxD gene encoding UDP-3-O-(3-hydroxymyristoyl)glucosamine N-acyltransferase translates to MTQIISFKLSELAAEFAATLPECKFESDGTDPIITGVAAIDKAQAGEITFVSSSKFVARLKDTQASAVILDQTTPSPLPCIRTAYPRILFAKVLEKFYQPPTPPVGIHPTAILGEGVELGNNVAIAPYVVISDRVKIGDNVTIYPHVTIYNDVTIGANTTIHANCVIGDHTQIGANCLFHPSTVLGGDGFGFEISPNGTWYKVPQIGHVIIEDNVELGCSCAVDRPAVGVTIIHKGVKLDNFVQIGHGVEVGAHSVLAAQVGLAGGVTLGHHVVMAGQVGAANHIHIGDGAIIGAKSGIAGDVSAGVTVMGYPVVPEKDWKRIVISERQLPDLLHTVRKLEKRIAELEAKLGE, encoded by the coding sequence ATGACCCAAATAATTTCTTTCAAACTGTCCGAACTCGCAGCCGAGTTTGCTGCCACCCTGCCCGAATGTAAATTTGAATCCGATGGTACTGATCCGATCATTACAGGTGTAGCTGCAATCGATAAGGCACAGGCTGGAGAAATTACCTTTGTGTCCTCATCTAAATTTGTTGCTCGTCTCAAGGATACTCAAGCTAGCGCTGTTATTCTTGATCAAACAACGCCATCACCTTTGCCCTGCATCCGTACCGCCTATCCCCGTATTCTTTTTGCTAAGGTTCTCGAAAAGTTTTATCAACCGCCCACTCCTCCTGTGGGCATACATCCTACGGCAATCTTGGGTGAGGGTGTGGAGCTAGGCAACAATGTGGCGATCGCGCCCTATGTTGTAATTAGCGATCGCGTCAAAATTGGTGATAATGTCACGATTTATCCCCATGTCACCATTTATAACGATGTCACGATTGGGGCAAATACAACTATTCATGCAAATTGTGTAATTGGCGATCACACGCAAATCGGTGCAAATTGTCTATTCCATCCCAGTACTGTGCTAGGTGGTGATGGCTTTGGCTTCGAGATTTCGCCCAATGGCACTTGGTACAAGGTTCCGCAAATCGGTCATGTGATCATCGAGGACAATGTGGAACTTGGCTGTTCCTGTGCCGTTGACCGTCCCGCCGTTGGTGTAACCATCATTCATAAAGGAGTAAAGCTAGATAACTTCGTACAGATTGGTCATGGAGTGGAAGTGGGAGCGCATTCTGTTCTAGCTGCACAGGTAGGATTAGCAGGTGGTGTTACCCTCGGTCATCACGTGGTCATGGCAGGACAGGTGGGTGCAGCTAATCATATTCATATCGGTGATGGTGCAATCATCGGAGCAAAGTCGGGCATTGCTGGGGATGTATCCGCAGGTGTGACGGTGATGGGATATCCTGTCGTTCCCGAAAAGGACTGGAAACGTATTGTTATTTCTGAGCGTCAACTTCCTGATTTACTGCACACGGTTCGCAAATTAGAAAAGAGAATCGCGGAACTAGAGGCAAAGCTTGGGGAATAA
- a CDS encoding DUF3488 and DUF4129 domain-containing transglutaminase family protein — translation MDTIQQPQLDPQSKTGAFDKLRQASEFTVKGVEDSIPLRVLVQIFVFISIGAIDAVASTNNSTWAIPLSAIGAVWAWYARRKRNVIVKLFIAITMIAMLVIFLNDIVRQAEDTKLLLARLLIQLQVLHSFDLPRRKDLGYSIVIGLILMAVAATLSQTMIFALWLIGFLIVGLPILLLDHRSRLGVKTQSFQPEKMGVSPRPLIGLLAIVLVLGLTIFAFLPRLPGFQLRNFPVSVNLSIQREIPRGGILNRQQQNQQRQSGTNGTGTGGTGNNGDNNDQDTLPPLFAPEIDTASSGAKQLNKKRKPELVMRVRSQAELFWRVMAYDEFTGKGWRISRNDPKQLRTIKRNPLNYEFFLPIPTYAFLGSEKAVKPINYQEVVQTYTITSQNFPNLVPAAAVPNRIFFPSEELDVDLEGMIRGPGPLPEDMTYTVISNVTERNPQLLRQMPNTYPRAIRNYYLQIPPNLSPQVRDRAMNFLVSAKDDQGKPIAVNNPYDLAVQITQGIKQNFVVKTLNFDESKGDLVSQFVEQGGGEESHFVSTLAVMLRSLGIPTRYVVGFSSGKFNPFTGLYEVLNTDTQSVVEVFFPIYGWVAFDPVPGRPLFPPSIENNRTFGVIQTFWSWIANLLPSPVNNFFATLFDSIGKFIGGVINWLIEMGWVGLAFGLAIAFGFGIGVWVLWQLMIWWWRVSRLQRMPLPQRTYQQMLQWLAEQGNPKAPQQTPQEYVASLRDRVSEQQASAIAQITQIYQDWRYGDQAIGYNLDTELKMLLKQLKAKM, via the coding sequence ATGGATACGATTCAGCAACCCCAATTAGATCCTCAGTCAAAGACTGGTGCATTTGATAAATTGCGGCAAGCCTCAGAATTTACAGTCAAAGGGGTTGAAGACTCGATTCCGTTGCGGGTACTGGTGCAAATTTTTGTATTTATCAGCATTGGTGCGATCGATGCCGTAGCAAGTACGAATAACAGTACTTGGGCAATTCCCCTCAGTGCGATCGGCGCAGTATGGGCCTGGTATGCAAGGCGCAAACGCAATGTGATCGTCAAGTTATTCATTGCGATCACGATGATCGCAATGCTAGTAATTTTTCTTAATGACATTGTGCGGCAGGCTGAAGATACCAAGCTCTTGTTAGCGAGATTGCTGATTCAGCTACAGGTATTGCATAGTTTTGACTTACCACGCCGCAAGGACTTGGGCTATTCGATAGTAATTGGCTTGATTTTGATGGCAGTAGCGGCCACCTTGAGCCAGACGATGATCTTTGCCCTGTGGCTAATTGGCTTTTTGATCGTTGGGCTACCGATTTTATTGCTTGATCACCGATCGCGTTTAGGGGTGAAGACCCAGAGTTTTCAACCTGAAAAGATGGGAGTTTCCCCAAGACCTCTAATAGGATTACTGGCGATCGTTTTAGTTTTGGGCTTAACCATATTTGCCTTTTTGCCCCGTCTACCGGGATTTCAGTTACGAAACTTTCCTGTCAGTGTCAATCTTTCGATTCAGCGCGAAATTCCCCGTGGGGGCATTTTAAACAGACAGCAGCAAAATCAACAGAGACAATCTGGGACTAATGGCACGGGGACTGGTGGTACTGGCAATAATGGCGATAACAACGATCAAGACACATTGCCCCCGCTATTTGCCCCTGAAATCGATACGGCTTCGTCTGGGGCTAAGCAACTTAACAAAAAACGCAAACCTGAATTAGTGATGCGGGTGCGATCGCAAGCAGAGTTATTTTGGCGTGTGATGGCGTACGACGAATTTACGGGTAAAGGATGGCGCATTTCGCGGAACGATCCTAAGCAACTTCGCACCATCAAACGTAATCCCCTCAACTACGAATTTTTCTTACCAATCCCCACCTATGCCTTTCTTGGTTCTGAGAAAGCGGTAAAACCCATTAATTATCAAGAGGTCGTTCAAACCTATACAATTACCTCGCAAAACTTTCCCAACCTTGTCCCTGCGGCGGCTGTCCCTAATCGGATCTTTTTCCCTAGCGAAGAGTTAGATGTTGACCTAGAAGGAATGATTCGCGGACCTGGCCCCTTACCTGAAGATATGACTTATACCGTCATATCGAATGTGACCGAACGCAATCCCCAATTATTGCGGCAAATGCCCAATACTTACCCAAGAGCAATTCGCAATTATTATTTACAAATCCCCCCCAATTTGTCCCCACAAGTGCGCGACAGGGCGATGAACTTTTTAGTCAGCGCTAAGGATGACCAAGGTAAACCGATCGCCGTCAATAATCCCTATGATCTGGCAGTGCAGATCACACAGGGAATCAAGCAAAACTTTGTGGTAAAAACCCTCAACTTTGACGAATCTAAAGGCGATCTTGTATCCCAATTTGTAGAACAGGGGGGAGGTGAAGAGAGTCATTTTGTTTCCACTCTAGCGGTGATGTTGCGATCGCTTGGTATTCCCACCCGCTATGTGGTTGGTTTTTCCTCAGGGAAATTCAATCCATTTACAGGACTATACGAGGTACTAAATACAGATACGCAATCAGTGGTTGAAGTGTTTTTCCCCATCTATGGTTGGGTTGCCTTTGATCCCGTCCCTGGTCGTCCCCTATTTCCACCATCAATTGAAAACAATCGCACCTTTGGCGTAATCCAAACCTTTTGGAGTTGGATTGCCAATCTCTTACCCAGTCCCGTCAATAATTTCTTTGCAACCCTATTTGACAGTATTGGTAAGTTTATCGGCGGCGTAATTAATTGGCTGATCGAGATGGGTTGGGTCGGATTAGCTTTTGGTTTAGCGATCGCCTTTGGTTTTGGTATCGGTGTCTGGGTCTTGTGGCAATTGATGATCTGGTGGTGGCGAGTGAGTCGTTTACAAAGGATGCCACTCCCACAGCGTACCTATCAACAAATGTTGCAATGGCTCGCCGAACAAGGCAATCCCAAAGCTCCCCAACAAACGCCCCAAGAATATGTGGCAAGCCTGCGCGATCGCGTATCAGAACAACAAGCCTCAGCGATCGCCCAAATCACGCAGATTTATCAAGACTGGCGCTATGGCGATCAGGCGATCGGCTATAACTTAGACACAGAGCTAAAAATGCTCCTTAAACAATTGAAAGCCAAAATGTAA
- a CDS encoding sensor histidine kinase translates to MQKPLVTANTRDRLFVLERFGISSIGSRLFLAVMLPFCIGLAGLGFVLYKNFENDKLLHLKTETDIIVRELDAELRTSESFLKSLVVTTSFLQDSGERSPTSYEKLVLAFMDARPKLITGFGIMQLPQGLVDRQWFGSYIEETQPNRGVTLSNDPKYSLVELWQVDKYPELQYYKDAVKANRYFWSKPYINDVYPIPLMTFSGPIRDRNGKLIAVMNGDINIRDLSNISNSSHSGFIDNEYTALVTEDGTFLSYTPDPTKASKLENIDSIPTLKSVWENIRQEILQGKSQGYLRSDLTKSYWVYQKVPSTDWIMLKSVSYKDVIEPALLISLSATFSAGTILSIVIFLFVRSLNRRLKPILDVCDATLSDEETPIYSNDEINHLSNAFFSMIKRQNSLLEQLKLTNNHLIESNRLKDSFLANMSHELRTPLNAILGLNEGLQEEIFGELNEKQLSVLQTIEGSSNHLLNLINDILDLAKIESEQIKLDYKPTSISRLCETSLTFVSQQAFQKRIQISCVLDDELPELLIDERRILQVLINLLNNAVKFTPEGGNITLEVRHQESNCVLLSITDTGIGISPENIKKLFQPFIQIDGSLNRQYEGTGLGLALAKRIVELHNGKIGLTSTLGVGSCFTIELPYLQKESLPELLSNVSSG, encoded by the coding sequence ATGCAGAAACCTCTAGTAACTGCAAATACACGCGATCGCCTATTTGTTCTTGAGCGTTTTGGCATATCTTCTATTGGTTCTAGATTATTTTTAGCTGTGATGCTCCCCTTTTGTATCGGATTGGCGGGATTAGGGTTTGTACTGTACAAAAATTTTGAGAATGACAAGTTACTCCACCTCAAAACAGAGACAGATATTATTGTTAGGGAATTAGATGCCGAGCTCCGTACCAGTGAAAGTTTTTTAAAGAGTCTCGTGGTGACAACTAGTTTCTTGCAAGATAGTGGAGAGCGATCGCCTACATCCTATGAAAAACTAGTTTTGGCGTTTATGGATGCTCGTCCCAAGCTAATTACAGGCTTTGGAATTATGCAGCTTCCTCAAGGCTTAGTAGATCGGCAGTGGTTTGGCTCTTATATCGAAGAAACCCAGCCCAACCGTGGAGTCACTTTATCCAATGATCCTAAATATAGTTTGGTCGAACTTTGGCAAGTGGATAAATATCCTGAACTGCAATACTACAAGGATGCGGTAAAGGCTAACCGTTACTTTTGGTCAAAACCATACATTAATGATGTTTATCCCATTCCATTAATGACTTTCTCAGGACCTATTCGCGATCGCAATGGTAAATTGATTGCGGTGATGAATGGTGATATTAATATTCGCGATCTCAGTAATATCAGTAATAGTAGTCACAGTGGCTTCATCGATAATGAATATACTGCCCTAGTTACTGAAGATGGAACCTTCCTCAGTTACACTCCCGATCCTACTAAAGCATCTAAATTAGAAAATATTGATTCGATTCCTACCTTAAAGTCAGTTTGGGAAAATATTCGCCAAGAAATATTGCAGGGAAAGTCTCAAGGATATTTGCGCTCGGATTTAACTAAAAGTTATTGGGTTTATCAAAAAGTGCCTAGCACTGATTGGATCATGCTCAAATCCGTTTCCTATAAAGATGTGATTGAACCTGCTCTGTTGATCTCACTTAGTGCAACCTTCTCTGCTGGAACTATCTTATCGATCGTGATTTTTCTATTTGTACGTTCTCTCAATCGCCGATTAAAACCGATTTTAGATGTTTGTGATGCCACTCTATCCGATGAAGAAACGCCAATTTACTCCAATGATGAAATCAATCATTTATCGAATGCTTTTTTTAGCATGATCAAGCGTCAAAATAGTCTTTTGGAGCAGTTAAAACTAACCAACAACCACTTAATTGAGTCAAATCGTCTAAAGGATAGTTTTCTGGCGAATATGAGCCATGAGTTGCGTACTCCCCTAAATGCGATCTTGGGCTTGAACGAGGGATTACAGGAAGAGATCTTTGGGGAATTAAATGAGAAGCAACTGAGTGTATTACAGACTATTGAGGGTAGCAGCAACCATTTATTAAATTTGATCAATGATATCTTGGACTTAGCTAAAATAGAGTCTGAGCAAATCAAACTGGATTATAAACCAACATCAATTAGTCGCCTCTGTGAGACTAGTTTGACATTTGTGAGTCAACAAGCATTTCAAAAGCGCATTCAGATCAGTTGTGTTTTGGATGATGAACTTCCAGAATTGTTAATCGATGAGCGACGAATCCTTCAAGTATTAATTAATTTACTCAATAATGCGGTCAAGTTCACTCCAGAGGGTGGCAATATTACCTTGGAAGTGCGGCATCAAGAATCTAATTGTGTTCTATTATCAATCACTGATACAGGTATTGGAATTTCCCCAGAAAATATTAAGAAGCTTTTTCAACCCTTTATCCAGATCGATGGTAGCTTAAATCGCCAATACGAAGGAACTGGTTTAGGCTTAGCTTTAGCTAAAAGGATTGTCGAACTACACAATGGCAAGATCGGACTAACTAGTACACTAGGAGTTGGTAGCTGTTTTACAATCGAACTGCCATATCTGCAAAAGGAATCGTTACCTGAATTGTTAAGTAACGTCAGTTCGGGTTAA
- a CDS encoding amino acid ABC transporter ATP-binding protein, with protein sequence MQETLTQNPAMSEPMIVAQNVHKWYGSFHVLKGVSLTVNRGEVVVIMGPSGSGKSTFARTFNALEEYQQGKIFIDGFELSPENHRNIDAIRREVGMVFQQFNLFPHLTVFQNITLAPSWVRKWSKTKASEVATQLLERVGIAQQAHKYPLQLSGGQQQRVAIARALAMQPKIMLFDEPTSALDPEMVREVLDVMRSLADSGMTMVVVTHEVGFAREVADRIVFMDGGVIVEEATPEEFFQNPKEERTKKFLSQIL encoded by the coding sequence ATGCAAGAAACACTAACCCAAAATCCAGCCATGTCTGAACCGATGATTGTCGCGCAAAATGTTCATAAATGGTATGGCAGCTTTCATGTTCTCAAAGGTGTCAGCCTCACTGTAAATCGCGGTGAAGTTGTTGTCATCATGGGACCTTCTGGTTCTGGCAAATCTACTTTCGCCAGAACTTTTAACGCCTTAGAAGAATATCAACAGGGCAAGATCTTCATTGATGGATTTGAGCTGTCGCCAGAGAATCATCGCAATATCGATGCCATCCGTCGTGAAGTGGGCATGGTATTTCAGCAATTCAATCTCTTCCCTCATCTTACGGTTTTCCAGAATATTACCCTCGCACCATCATGGGTTCGTAAATGGTCAAAGACTAAAGCCTCTGAAGTTGCCACCCAATTATTAGAGCGAGTTGGTATTGCTCAGCAAGCCCATAAGTATCCCTTACAGCTATCGGGTGGACAGCAACAACGGGTGGCGATCGCTAGAGCCTTAGCCATGCAACCCAAAATTATGCTCTTCGATGAACCGACATCTGCCCTTGATCCTGAGATGGTGCGCGAAGTTTTGGATGTTATGCGATCGCTGGCAGATTCAGGAATGACGATGGTAGTAGTGACGCATGAGGTCGGCTTTGCCCGTGAAGTCGCCGATCGCATCGTGTTTATGGATGGTGGCGTAATTGTCGAAGAGGCAACACCCGAAGAGTTTTTCCAAAATCCAAAGGAAGAGCGTACAAAGAAATTCTTGTCACAGATTTTATAG
- a CDS encoding allophycocyanin subunit alpha-B has translation MSVVIQVLEKADEELRYPSIAELQSVKNFLATGAQRVRIATVLAESEDKIVKKATTELFRIHPDYISPGGNAYGQKQRNQCLRDFTWYIRLVTYGVLAGDKEPIEQIGIIGAREMYNSLGVPLVGMADAVRALKNASLALLSKEDADTAEPYFDYIVQALS, from the coding sequence ATGAGTGTAGTTATTCAAGTTTTAGAAAAAGCCGACGAAGAACTTCGTTATCCCAGCATTGCCGAGCTACAGAGTGTGAAGAACTTTCTCGCTACTGGCGCTCAAAGAGTGAGGATTGCCACAGTCTTGGCAGAAAGCGAAGATAAAATCGTCAAGAAAGCGACCACAGAACTATTTAGAATCCACCCTGACTACATCTCTCCTGGTGGTAATGCCTATGGTCAGAAACAACGCAACCAATGCCTGAGAGACTTCACTTGGTACATCCGCCTCGTTACCTACGGGGTATTGGCAGGTGACAAGGAGCCAATTGAGCAAATTGGGATCATTGGCGCACGCGAAATGTATAACTCTCTCGGTGTGCCTTTAGTTGGTATGGCTGATGCAGTACGTGCGCTTAAGAATGCGTCTCTTGCATTGCTAAGCAAGGAAGATGCTGATACCGCTGAGCCTTATTTCGACTATATCGTTCAGGCTTTATCCTAG